GGACAGCACCCTCTATTTGTATTCTGCTGCATATGTTTATGGTGGGCTGGCTGCGATATGTTATTTTACAAAGGAAGCAAATTTGAATTCTGCCACTCATCGAGGAGCTGTTATCCCTTAGGGTTTTGTGTTTATATCCAATGCTGTACAAGCCGTAGCAAGCGATCCACATACGGTATCTAAGCTCATACTGACAGCGTCGTCCTTGTACCCAAAAATATAAACTTCTAGTTTGACCTACTCAGCAGGTCGGCACACGTTTTCTGTTTGGAGTTCTTTGCAGGCAGCAACGGCAACGTATACATCACATTTGGTTTTTTCGCAAGCAACAACGGAAGCGTATTCACCACATTTGTCATCCCTGGTAAGCGGAGGAAGATCACTGTTGCACCCAACACGACTCCAAAGAAATGGCACCTGGTACTACGCTTCTGACAAGGGAAAATGCCAGGTACTTGGATGGTCCTGCGTAACAGAAGCCAAGCTAGTAAAAGCATTTGGGGCAAGAGAGTCAAGATGGATACATCACGTCCCGAATTCTGGAGCCAAGAATTTGATGAGGGACCGGCCTTCATTTTAACGCCCAAAGTTGTAAAGACAGAGAGCTCATTGCTCACTGATTACTGTTACGTTGAAAGAGGCTGGCGCGGAGGCAGATGAACTCGCATTCCCCACTACTGTATAACTGTACAGGAAAACCGAAAACAAGACACCATCCCACGTAAATGGCGAACTGAAAGACCGCAAGGCTTGACAGTATCACGCGTCAAAAGCAAGATAACAGAGTGAAAAAAGTGATTACTAAACAAGACAAACACGCCTACCGGCAGAACTTCGTCGCCCAATGGAAGAAGCATGACCCGTGGAAGCGCTGATAACCAGCGGTGACACAGGCCTCTCAGAACAACACCAAACAAGATGAGGGCGACGCCCCACCAGAAAAGTTTCCCCTTGTTCAACCCAGCGGTTTCCAacttctctccactccctCTCGGGTTAAAGGAATACTCCAAATTAAGACAAGAGACTGCAAAGCAGAGGACACGAAACACGCCAAACGAACCTGGTGGGCAATGTTACCACCAGCTGTTTAATCTGAGCAGATAATGCACAAAAACATCGTGCTCTGAGACTTGCACAAGCCGCATTCTTGTTCTAGCAGATCGCTCTGCActgctgccgcctctgccgcaGGTTTCTCCCATGAAACGGTGAGATTGTCTCAGCTTGAGCAATTGATATCCAACCGTCGAGGGCCTATCGTACAGGTTTGGTATGCAGCAACGCCGAAAAGCAGGTGAGTCGTGGCCAAGGCACAAAAGCCGAGATGGTGAAGGTTTTGAAGTCAGTCAACTTTTCCCTACAAGAGCAGGGCGATGAAGTATCCTGCGTCCTCAACAATCAGTTGCCTTCACCAGTGCGGTAAGCGTGTTGGTAGGAATCGGAGGTCATGGTCGGATGACCTGAAATCCACAGGTGTGTGCGGGAAGTCATAGACGAATTCTGGTGAGCTGCTACCACTGCTCGGAGATCTTGTCTCATGCTCGGATGTCGGCGATTCGACGCCAAGGCTAGCGGACAAGAACTTAGGCAGAAGATCGATAGGCATGATATCCGGTTGTGGCTGGACCGGCGGCACCCCAGGGCCTCTTGCGTTGAGTAGCGGATGCTGCGGAAAAGGCGGTGAGGTCACTTCGAACGAAGGTATGTCTCTCGATGGATAGTCGGGAACCATGCGAGAAACACCAGGGGGGGACGAAGTGAGTGTTTTGAACAAAGCCGCATCGATTCCGGTGTCAACTCGGTGGATGTCGGTCACATTATCTTCGCAGGGTATGTTGCACTCCTGCAACacagcgaaaagagaaaggcttCGATTCCTTTCGCAGTCAAGTAACTGAAATGTGGCAAAGCAGGCGCTGTTGAGGGTGCGTAGCGGGTAAAGGAACGAATTCACAGAAACCATACGAGAGACTGATGCGGTAAGTGGCTCTCCCGGTGTGCAAGCACCGCACTGTGTGTGTACAGACGGAGACCCAGCAGTACACACAAACAGGGTGCTGCAGGGGTGCATACGCAGATGGCTCACCGAAGGTGGCAAGCATCTCAATATTGGTGTTGGTCAATTGGATTCTGTCCCAGGAAGATGGTGCGAAACAGTGAGCACACGGTACACACGGTATGTCGTCGCTTTTTCAACGGGGTCGACCCACCGTGCTCCTCTGACAACCCCTCAGCAGCGGCCGCGACGATGGGTGTCTGCTCATTGGTGCGAAGAATGTGCCCCTGCCTTCTTACCATTCCGGGCTGAAGACTCTTCAGGCGGACGACGGCTCCACGTGGCACCCAGAACCGAAAGCAAAACTCGACTTCCTCGTTGTCGACGTGGCGTGCCGCTGGCAGACTGGCACTAAACTGCCTAGCCTCCGGGATTGGAGAaactgcggagacagcgtAATTGATTCAGCGCATACCCACAAGACCGGTTTTCGCAACGGACAGCGTTCTCAGCTcggcaagaaaaaacaggtcTGTTCGATACAAGAGAGGAATGGATCCAGATCGAGTTTCAGAAGGACTTAGTTGCAATATGGCTGAGTCGTCCGCGACAGTCTGGGCTCTACGCGTGAGGACGGATACGGAGACAGCGATATTACGATTACAATCGGGCATACGCGTTGTGAGACGGGGTGACACATAGCCGAAAAGATGGCTGCGGTTTGCTGCCCTTCCGGACTGAAGACCCGTTAGATCGAAAAAGAGATACTTCCACTCAATCAAAACATGACAAAGAATAATCGTCATCTTTCATTTGAAAAGGCTGTGTTCACGGTTCCACACGATGGCGATCAAACAAAGTTCACACGAAAGCCTGTCTAACTACCCCGTCTTTCACCCTTTCCAAACTAATTCAGTTATCTGAAGCATGTCACGTCTTACCTGCTGCGTCCTTGATAGTCGCTAGAGCAGCGGGAGGCAACGACGGTAGCTTCTCCATGCTGACTCTCCGCCGACGTAtttcgtccttttcctctgcctctccatgCTGTAAGTTCACATGCACAGCACCACTGCGTGTGGTAAACATCGTGGCCACAAATGGTCCTGCGACGGTACTTAGGTGCTGCTCTGCTGGCGTGAGAAATTTCGTATCGGCTCACACGTGAGAAATGACCTACAGCATTATGCCACTTGTTAGAGCGACAGTTCCCCAGCATCCAATGGTAGTACAGCGAATTCGTGTACAGCTCAGAGGTATCTCGGAGTTCTCCTTGGTGGTGCGCGAATCGGCAAGCGTCACCCTTGTCGCATCGGCCTCTCTGCAAGCACGAGAATCATAAGAATAACTGACAACTTCCTCGGCGCAAGCCACCCGCCTTGTCGTTCCTTTCTGGCATAGGAACATCAAGGGCATGGCTGAGGATGTGTCAAAAAAAGTGGCGTATCGTGTAGAAGGAATTAAGAACGCACTTGTACGCGGAAAGCCATTGAAGAAGAATCAAACAGCGTGAATACCTCTCAGACTGTGTCTGCTGTGCACATGCATGAGTGAACGGCTAACGCACAGCGTTATGCATTTACTCTTGACAACTCACACGTTGCAAAGACGGGCACATTCTCGTTTTCGACAAGTCCGGTCCTGAACGGAGCTCCTTGCGGCCATGTGCAAACTTGCAGTCGTGCCCCCATTCACACCGTTTTTTCTTGTAAAAGGGGCATATCTTGGTCTTGTAAAATTTCACGAAGAGATTCAGCCGCGTTAGTGCACTGGAGTTCAGCTCCAGCGACGCTGGATCTGGCCGGCCGTCTGGAAAATGGGCGCTCTCAGCGAACGCACCAGAAACGGGAACTTCTTTAAGTCCCTCCATCCTGTAGGTGCGCAGgatgcacacacacaactAGAAATGGATTCTCAACACGAAAGACGGCAGGAGACGACGGGGGGGCAGGGGGTGGGAAGAATTCGATTATGCAGTGTTGCAACTACCAGCCAAGGTGCAGTGTGGGCACAATTAGTTCCGACGAATGAGAATTTCGGTCCCCCGAAGACAGCAGGCTGTCTCTTTCAGGAGGATTTTACGCACCGTGCAAGAGCGGGAGCACTTCAGCTGTCACACGTTCGAGGGCTTCACGTAGATTTTGCTGCAGGTCCCGCCAGGGCGACAGCTCAGTCGCACCCTCACGACCTCCCTCGCTTTTGCGTTCTTAATCAAGGTCTCGAACACGAATCGCAAACGGGGAGACGTTGTGATGTCTCATGTGCATTTACCAGCACAAATTGCGTTCAGAAAATGAACTAAGGTGGATTCCCATACATAGAGGCGTCAAGCGGCCTCGCAGATAAATGTAGCGTTTTCCCCTTGGTGCACGCGATAGCCGTGCTCATGGGTTCTGTCAGCCAAGCGAGGCACGTGCGTATCTTACAGACACCAGCTATCAAGACGAACGGTTGGGAACTCAACTTCAACGTAATCGCGCATTTTAAAAGTGAGGTGAATGTGAATATCGGGCGATGTTGAAAGTGGAGGTTGCTGCCCAATCATAATGAGAACCCACCGTgtcgcagaaaaaagaggaatcCGTGGGGCGACGGGGAGAGTCATTCGCACTTCCGCGAGACGATGTCGACCTCTCTTCAGGGGTTTCGGAGCCGAGACCGCTGGTGCGTGGAAGAGACCGTTCACGTTGAGAGGTAGGCGCTTTTGTTTTGACAAGAAAACTTCACTTTGAAACTTTCTGACCACCCAAGCGGACAAGCGTGGGTGTGTCTTTCCAACCTGGTGCTGCGTTTGTGGTGACACGGAAAGTCGCGCGCGCCTGAGAGAGCCGGCCAGCACTCGTCATGGGACAAGACATGGGCAAGGGGAAATCAATGGCTGTCTCATTGTCGAAGCAACAAAGGAGCTAGACGCAATTCTAGCACTGCTGAACTTTTGTGACAGGCACTCAAAACAGAAAAATGGTTTTGCTTGGGGGCACCTCtggcgacagaaaaaagcggaTACGTGGGCTGGTAGCAAATTGGTGCCGCTATCGCCCCGTGTTGGACGAGGAGTCGCACCCTCCGCCCCCCCACGATCGGCGCGGCCAATCAGAGGAGAACAGCAGGGACACGCTGGCACCATTCTTATCGCTCCCTGGGGCTATCGCGTTTACACCTTCGAACTTTCAAATCGCAGGGTTCTCGTCCTCAAGAAGGGGGATCAGAGGCGGTCGATTCGTGGGATTCTTGAGAAAGACTGGAAATGCGCAGAATTTATGACAGCATTTGCCGTGGAGGTCAGAGTTCCCTTTATGGTCACGTGACAGCGCTGCACTGGTGACCTCGAAAGTGCTAGTGCTTTGCCACTTCTTCCAGGGGAAACCAGCTCGTCACCAACGGGCAGTCCCTATCTGTCACCATTTCCACGCGAGAAATTAAAGGCACCTCTAAGGGAAGTATGGGTCGGAAAAGCCAGGCCAACCCCGAACTTTGGTCAAAATTTCTGGCTGAAGACATAACATGTGAGTAGTAATCGCAGGGGCGCCTGATACCATTCATGGCCATCAACGTGCGCGGGAGCGTCCATTTCCGAAAGGCGACGCAGCTTTTCGTGTTTACGTGTTTACGCGTACCTACCATAGCTTTTGATCTTgcgctcgtctctcctgtaACTGTGATTTTCAGCAAATCACCAAAGCTCTTCTCGAACATATCCACTGGTAAATGGTTTTTCGGATGTTGCGCAGCACTATCCACTGGCGTTTCTCTAACAAACTGAAGTTCCACGCTTCACAACGACTTCAGTTCCTGTAAGACATGTAGACTCCGGCATTGAAACCCCCAAGAGACCCAGTGCTTTATCCGCGCAACACCTTTGCTACTTCTCGCCTACACAAGTGTGGAACTGTGGGAGTTGCCCATTTCGATCGTGCTACCATAACTGTAACGAGCCGATGGCAAGCCTGTGTCATCAAAGGGAGTTCCCAGGAAGCCATTTCAGCGATCGCCAACTGTAAGAGTAGAGTATTTGGAAGGCTTGTGTAGCACTCCTGGGTCGCGTAAGAGTTCCTCGTGCTAGCAAGTCAAGAGGTGTTTTCCCCATAAAGTGCGTGGCAAGTCGATTTCGGTGGTATCCTATAATTTGCGCTTCCCCGTGGGAACAGCCGCACTATGAACTAGAGTAGGTAGCCATCGGGGCATGTACGTGACGCAAAGTACTCTTTCAGCCACCGCATGTGAAAGTGTTATCTCTTAGAGACACATCCGCTTCACTCTGGCAGCGAAATCCCGAAGACAGAATCGTGGTATTAAACCACAAAAGCGGAACTTCAGAGGCGTTCGCTATACAGTTTAGTGACAGTCTCACCGTGTTCCCTGCGTCTGCATAAAACATCGTTGCTGTCTCCCCCTGACTCAACAAGCACGACTTATCAGTTCAAAACTGCTCGATATTCCAGTACCACGATAAAAGCTACGGCACCGACAAGTCTTCGCAGCATACAAAGGCGCTCGAACCCAGACAGGGAAGTGCGCTACATCAGCCTTGAACGGTGAAAATCTTTGCAGGGCCAAAGTTTCCCCAGATGAAGCTCCGCTTGCATCCAcgcctttttcctcgctgAAATGGAAAGTGTTTGCCCGTTCCCAGCGGAGAAACAATACCAGGAGGAACTGGACCCGTCGCGTTTGTCTCACCAAATTGTTGCCAGCACTTCCATTGCGTGATGTAGTAAAATCCGTAAACGTCACTCAAGTGATCGAGAAACAAATAACGACTGTTTCCCCACCAGAGCATGAAGACGGAAAACAACGGTGCTGGGGCCGACAGGCCTGGGCTCCTTAGTCAAAACTAGGAGCAGTCTCCAAAAACCAGGGGCTCTTGGCGATTTCTATTCCAAGTTATGCTCGTCATCTACCTAGAGTTTTCTTGGGCCCAGGAAGACCCTGAATGGTGAAAACGCTCGCGGCTTGACCCATTCAAGGGGTGAACCGTGCGCGCAAAGGCCACCACCATCTCTGCGACGCGAGCATGGCAAAGCAAAAGTAACCCACCGCAGGCGGAAACAATCCACCTGAGGGAAGAATTGGTTGAATTACCGGCCAGTAGTGCCACTCTCAAACTTGTAGGTTCTCGACATTCGGAAGCAGTCCGCTGAAATGCACAACACCGGGGTGACGCCAGTGCTTTGGCCTGCTTTAATCAGAATCTTCGTCAGTGTCCGAGATCTGTATATGATCCGTGATCTTCCTCAAAGCAGACCTGTCCGCTTTTTCATCCAGCTTCCTGAGGAGCTCTGTGATGCTCGACTCGATCAACTCACACCTCCTCTCCAGCTGAGCAAAGGCGACGAATTTCCCCTCGATGTTGTCAAGCTTTTTCCGCACTTGCTCTACGCTCTCCATGCAAGAAGTGCTGTTTGCAACCATAGAGCTAATCTCCTTTTGGAAATCGTTCACGCTGCGAGAAAGGTCCGATACTTTACCCGATGCCACACTcatgttcttctccagtttctccACAAATTCCATAACCTTCGCTGCAGTCGCTGCAgatttctccacttcctcgcgCACCTGCTTCACCTCCGTTGCAGTTTCTGTCACGTCGCGTCTCACGTCCAGGACTGAGAATGTCGTGCATACAGGTGCCAGTCGGTAAACGTCTGACGTGGGTTTGCCTataaaaaagcagaagaatATGTGACGTTGAATTTGAGTCACAATTTTCCCCTCAGTAATGTTGCTGCTGTAGATGAACGCTAGCTCTTGCGATTATCTTCTATGGTACTCCATAACCTATATGTTCCGTCATTCGTAGACTGTGTTTACCACGGGGATTTAGAAGAGAATATCGAGTTCTCTGCCTGGAGGTTTGCCACGTTACGCACAGTTGTAGCTAATAGGTATGTTACAGAAAACAACTAGCACTGGACCGCATTTTTTCAATAGATGGACGCTTTCACCATTtgaaagaaaaggaatgCCCGTCAGATAGGCGCATGCCTGTCGCACTGTGAGTCGTCGTGGTTCTCGTTAGGGGCCTGACATACCGTAAGAACTGCTGCCTCCAAAGACATAGAGAGCCTTAGTCTGAGGAAACAGCGCGAGAGGGCCGAAGTTTGAGTGGTAGCCCAGCTGTTTGGCCGCCACGTCACACTTAAACCAGTAATTGCCAGAGACGTCGTAGGCGAAGAAATCTGCGGTGTGACAGTGGAGAAGGAACCAGAATAtgttcttgtttcttcatCAAAGAATGTGGCATTAATAAGACTTTGTTCCACCAGGGGCGACGTACTGGATCCCACTATAGATGGGGTGCGTCAAAGTTGCTGTGATGGGAAGGTCATCGACGAAAAAAGTACCTGCAAATATTCAAGGTGCCCTTAACCGCTTGCTTCCGTTTCGACACGCGCGATACTGGCCTCAAGCAACAAGCCACCATGGGAAAAGTCAACTTACCGGACACTTCATAGATTGTGAACCATCCAGATGTCTGACCTCCGCATATCCATACTCGACCCTCGTAGAAGGCGGAAGCATGCCTACGAATCAAGCGGGAAACATACGCGCACATTGCATGCAGTGCTTTTCTTTAGCTCCGACCCCACATTGCACACGTGAAGAGTTGTTGTCCGCTACGTCGGGGAACTGACGTTGTTTCCCACGTCACAACAGGACTGGGTTGGCTGAGGCGTCCGTTCTTCATGCGACTTCCGATGTCTCCTATAACACCAGGGGCAGCTGTCAGGGCAGTCTTTCCTCACATTCGTGGCACGCACGGATGGAAAACAACGGGCTGCTCCCACCATATGCCAGATCAGTTGTTGACAGTGAGGAAGCTTACTTGAAACGAGGAGCGGGCGTCTCACCGCTAGCGCTATCGATGAGTCGCCATTCCTCATCTCGAAGGTCGTATCGCCAGAGGTCGTTTGTAGCGCGTCCGTTACCGGACAAATCACCGCCGAACACAATCATCGCATTcaccttttctgtcttggcAATTGTGGCAGTGTGGAAACAACGCGCCGGCGGTACCTTGTCGCCTTTCAGCCTTGTCCACATGTCTGGACAATTGAGGACAAGCACAGATCTCAAAATCCTAGCTGAGGGTGTTCACTGAAACTACGCGGCGCCCGTGCATGTGTACAGTACCGTGGCAATGGACATGAAGAGAGCGGGTGTTCGCTGTGGGTATCTGGCAGAGTTTGCACCTTACACCTGGAACACAACAACCTCTCCGTGAGTGTCGACAGCAGTGCAAACAAAATTCGCTACTGGCCCTTCATGTATTCACTCACCTTTCTTCAGAACGTATCCGTCTTCTTTCACACCCGTGGCGTCTACGCCCCCAAAAAGGTACAGGGTGTCACTATTACTACAAAGGGAATGGCCCTTGCGCGCGCTGGGTGTGGATTTGGTGGTCAGTTTTGACCACGTGTTCGTTTTGGTGTCGAAGTTCCACGCCTTATTCGTCaactcgtctttctcttccccgcCCCACAAAGTCAAGATGCCGCGGCCTCCTTCGATCCGACCAACAAGAGACGCTCCGCTGCGAGCTGGTGGTTTCGAGCCTTCTGCGGCGATAGTACTAAACCTGGTTCGGAACCGCCACAACGTGCGCAAAAGCTGCGAAGTAAAATTGGACGGGAACGGTTGCATGACTACGGCAGTAGACGCACAAACACTGGAAACGTCATGTattcttcctgtcttcatCTATATCTCCTGCGCTCGTATAACTGCCACGGTGAGAAGCTCTCCATCTCCAATCCACCGCGTGACGTTCCAGCTAGATCAGCAAGTAGGTTATCCTTTTCATTATTTGTTCAGAGAAACATCTGAAACCGGGTAGATGTTCGAAACAGTGCTGCGTAACCAATCACTGGCCCCGTGAACGCAACAAAAACCCATGTCCCCACAAAGGTGATACCGGTGCACGGGCAATACTCATCTCGGTAGCAGCGTAACGCACTACCTCCTCACCGCACTTTAGCTGCTTTTGCACGTGTTTGTTGCGTAACTCCACTGTGGACTACCATAGTTCGTAGTCTGTTGGCGTACGGCATTCCCCATACGGAGTATCTCTACAACTATGATAGTCCTGTCACTTTCGAGTTGTGTTAACAGTCGATCCCTAATTGTCAAGAGGTCCCATAAAAGCGTGCTTCCCGCACCACCAACACTCGAAGCATTGGTCACTACTGCATCGACATACTAGAGCTGCGTACTAATATAAATTGactcttcctccactctgCATCGTTCCACCACCAATGGTCAGGTATCAATAAAAACGTACGTGTTGGATGGCGGATCGAAGCTGATCAGGTCGTTGTACATGGTGTCAGACTGTCTGCCTCCCCAAATGTAGATCGTATCTTCAAGTTGGACAACAACATGTTCGGTCCTGGCTGTAAAAACTTTGCCATCGTGGACAATGCTGCTGAAAAAGAAATCAGGAGGTGAAAGTATGCCTGATGCGGAGTCTCCATAGACTAGTTTTGACGATTCACTCCTCGCTGATTCTTTCTTCGAGCTGGCCTGATCTGCCTTGGTGTCTGCAGGCTGTTTTGTGTCGGCCTTTTTCTCAACCGCCTTAGTTGCTTCAGCCTTCTTCTCAACCGCCTTCGTTGCTTCAGCCTTCTTTGGTTCCTCTTTGGTTGATTCAGCCTTCTTCGGTTCCTCGTTAGTTGCTTCAGCCTTCTTTGACTCCTCTTTCGGAGCGGCTTTGTCAGATGTCTCTATGTTCTTATCGGCTGAATCTGACTTGCCGGCGTCCGGCTCATCAGCGGTTTTACTCGCCTTCCCAAGGCCAAAAAGTGACCGCTTCGcactctttttcttttgtttcgcTCCCTCATCTTCAGTCCAAGATCCATCCGAATCGCCCTTGCTGAAAGCAGATTCAGAAAAATCCGAGATATCCGACATGGTCTCCAATCAAAATCCGCAATAGCCTTCCGGCAAAAACCCGATCGCGACAGGGTAAAGCCACCACACACATGGCAGCTGCCCCGACAGACTGGCTAACTCAGCTGCCCGCAAGAAGAACAAAGCAtcaacgagagaaaaaggataATTAGCGTGCTCTCCCGAGATCGTTTGTATGTGGTTGCGGACCCACAGCGGAAGGATGGGCACGGTTGGTTGTATCGGGGCTGGGAGGCAAAAACCGACACTCCCGATAGCGACGATACCTACATTTGCCACTACAAACAAGCGTCGTTGACCTCGCGAGACGGAAAAGCCCGAGACGAACGAAAGAACAATTACCCTCCAGTTTCCCACTGAATTTCGGGAttgaggcgaagaaaaaaacagaactTCCCTGACACTTCGGCCTCACCGGCACGCAACATGCCCGTGAAGTTGGAAAGCTCCAAAAAGACAGAGTGTGGCCTCACGtcaaagacaaagagaaattAGACACATTAAAAGCCTCAAGGTGATCGCAAAAAGTGTGGAGTCCTGTCGCCTAGAAAGTGTCGATACGAGACCCGTCTGCGTGAGGGCCAACAGCTAGTAGCACATCGGGAAATGACACGAAACGCAATCTCGCTGTCGTTGCGCAGGGCGTTGGCCCCGTCTGTTTTCACCATGGAGAGCAGAAGCGCCTTTTCCAGTAATTCGTACGCGACATTCCGTGGAACGAGAGAGTACTctcagagaaaacgcgaaattATTCTGCTTCTCAAAACATTTCCTTCTGAATACGGAGTGCCGTTTTCATTATCCTTGTTGACGCGTGGCCAAGAAACCTCGAGTACGTGTAGCCATCGAACGCGTCAGTCGATAGTTGCAGCGCCTTTCCTCACAAGTGAGTGGTTCCAACTCCCACAGTGCGCAGCCAAATTGAGAGGCATTGCGAACCCAGGGAAATTACCCTGTTTTCAGAAACACAACCTTTCAGAGcaaagagcgagacgacCAGCGCTGTAACGCAGCCCTGTACCTGGCGTCGGTGAAGGTCCCATGGCGACACGATAAAAGTGCAGCATGCCAGTTGTGCGTGGTAGTAACCACAGCGACGGAGTAGGGAAGTTCACCGGAAATATGATTAAAGACCGCCATTGTTGAGGGAGCATGTCTTTCGGGACCAGCAGATTTGCTGAGAGTTATGTGGAACTACAAACACACGCATTCCTGGGGTGTAGGGGCTGCGGCTGAGCTACAATGGTGGAGG
This Toxoplasma gondii ME49 chromosome VIII, whole genome shotgun sequence DNA region includes the following protein-coding sequences:
- a CDS encoding kelch repeat-containing protein (encoded by transcript TGME49_229000): MSDISDFSESAFSKGDSDGSWTEDEGAKQKKKSAKRSLFGLGKASKTADEPDAGKSDSADKNIETSDKAAPKEESKKAEATNEEPKKAESTKEEPKKAEATKAVEKKAEATKAVEKKADTKQPADTKADQASSKKESARSESSKLVYGDSASGILSPPDFFFSSIVHDGKVFTARTEHVVVQLEDTIYIWGGRQSDTMYNDLISFDPPSNTFSTIAAEGSKPPARSGASLVGRIEGGRGILTLWGGEEKDELTNKAWNFDTKTNTWSKLTTKSTPSARKGHSLCSNSDTLYLFGGVDATGVKEDGYVLKKDMWTRLKGDKVPPARCFHTATIAKTEKVNAMIVFGGDLSGNGRATNDLWRYDLRDEEWRLIDSASGETPAPRFKHASAFYEGRVWICGGQTSGWFTIYEVSDFFAYDVSGNYWFKCDVAAKQLGYHSNFGPLALFPQTKALYVFGGSSSYGKPTSDVYRLAPVCTTFSVLDVRRDVTETATEVKQVREEVEKSAATAAKVMEFVEKLEKNMSVASGKVSDLSRSVNDFQKEISSMVANSTSCMESVEQVRKKLDNIEGKFVAFAQLERRCELIESSITELLRKLDEKADRSALRKITDHIQISDTDEDSD
- a CDS encoding hypothetical protein (encoded by transcript TGME49_229005), which produces MTRNAISLSLRRALAPSVFTMESRSAFSSNSYATFRGTREYSQRKREIILLLKTFPSEYGVPFSLSLLTRGQETSSTCSHRTRQSIVAAPFLTRTAVVVVSGDGCLVVPVKNSVPHIGSVPLVSADSRKQTEQLPLVRNSAVP
- a CDS encoding zinc finger (CCCH type) motif-containing protein (encoded by transcript TGME49_228990), giving the protein MEGLKEVPVSGAFAESAHFPDGRPDPASLELNSSALTRLNLFVKFYKTKICPFYKKKRCEWGHDCKFAHGRKELRSGPDLSKTRMCPSLQRRGRCDKGDACRFAHHQGELRDTSELYTNSLYYHWMLGNCRSNKWHNAHGEAEEKDEIRRRRVSMEKLPSLPPAALATIKDAAVSPIPEARQFSASLPAARHVDNEEVEFCFRFWVPRGAVVRLKSLQPGMECNIPCEDNVTDIHRVDTGIDAALFKTLTSSPPGVSRMVPDYPSRDIPSFEVTSPPFPQHPLLNARGPGVPPVQPQPDIMPIDLLPKFLSASLGVESPTSEHETRSPSSGSSSPEFVYDFPHTPVDFRSSDHDLRFLPTRLPHW